A part of Escherichia marmotae genomic DNA contains:
- the kdpF gene encoding K(+)-transporting ATPase subunit F: protein MSAGVITGVLLVFLLLGYLVYALINAEAF, encoded by the coding sequence GTGAGTGCAGGCGTGATAACCGGCGTGTTGCTGGTGTTTTTATTACTGGGTTATCTGGTTTATGCCCTGATCAATGCGGAGGCGTTCTGA
- the kdpA gene encoding potassium-transporting ATPase subunit KdpA, whose translation MAAQGFLLIATFLLVLMVLARPLGSGLARLINDIPLPGTAGVERVLFRALGVSDREMNWKQYLSAILCLNLLGLAVLFFMLVGQHYLPLNPQQLPGLSWDLALNTAVSFVTNTNWQSYSGETTLSYFSQMTGLTVQNFLSAASGITVIFALIRAFTRQSMSTLGNAWVDLLRITLWVLAPVALLIALFFIQQGALQNFLPYQAVTTVEGAQQLLPMGPVASQEAIKMLGTNGGGFFNANSSHPFENPTALTNFVQMLAIFLIPTALCFAFGEVAGDRRQGRMLLWAMSVIFVICVAVVMWAEIQGNPHLLALGADSSINMEGKESRFGVLVSSLFAVVTTAASCGAVIAMHDSFTALGGMVPMWLMQIGEVVFGGVGSGLYGMMLFVLLAVFIAGLMIGRTPEYLGKKIDVREMKLTALAILVTPTLVLMGAALAMMTDAGRSAMLNPGPHGFSEVLYAVSSAANNNGSAFAGLSANSPFWNCLLAFCMFVGRFGVIIPVMAIAGSLVSKKSQPASSGTLPTHGPLFIGLLIGTVLLVGALTFIPALALGPVAEYLS comes from the coding sequence ATGGCTGCGCAAGGGTTCTTACTGATCGCCACGTTTTTACTGGTGCTGATGGTGCTGGCGCGCCCTTTAGGCAGCGGGCTGGCACGGCTGATTAATGATATTCCTCTTCCCGGTACGGCAGGCGTTGAACGCGTACTCTTTCGCGCACTTGGCGTCTCTGACCGTGAGATGAACTGGAAGCAGTATCTGTCTGCCATTCTCTGCCTGAACCTGCTGGGACTGGCGGTGCTGTTTTTCATGCTGGTCGGTCAGCACTATCTGCCGCTTAATCCGCAGCAACTGCCGGGTTTGTCGTGGGATCTGGCGCTGAATACTGCTGTCAGCTTTGTCACCAACACCAACTGGCAGTCTTACAGCGGCGAAACAACGTTGAGCTATTTCAGTCAGATGACGGGCTTAACGGTACAAAACTTTCTTTCTGCCGCCAGCGGGATTACGGTGATTTTCGCCCTCATCCGCGCGTTTACCCGCCAGAGCATGAGCACACTGGGCAATGCCTGGGTCGATCTGTTACGCATCACGTTATGGGTGTTAGCCCCAGTGGCGTTGTTGATCGCCCTGTTTTTTATTCAACAAGGTGCGCTACAAAACTTTCTGCCTTATCAGGCTGTGACAACCGTTGAAGGGGCACAGCAATTGTTACCGATGGGGCCGGTGGCTTCTCAGGAAGCGATTAAGATGCTCGGTACTAATGGCGGTGGTTTCTTTAATGCCAACTCGTCGCATCCGTTTGAAAACCCGACCGCACTGACCAACTTCGTGCAAATGCTGGCGATCTTCTTGATCCCAACGGCGCTTTGCTTTGCCTTTGGCGAAGTGGCGGGCGATCGTCGTCAGGGGCGCATGTTGCTGTGGGCAATGTCGGTGATTTTTGTCATCTGCGTGGCCGTGGTGATGTGGGCAGAAATTCAGGGTAATCCTCATCTGTTGGCGCTGGGCGCAGACAGCAGCATCAATATGGAAGGTAAAGAGAGCCGTTTTGGCGTACTGGTCAGTAGCCTGTTTGCGGTCGTGACTACGGCGGCTTCCTGCGGCGCAGTGATTGCGATGCATGATTCGTTTACCGCTCTCGGCGGCATGGTGCCGATGTGGTTGATGCAAATTGGTGAAGTGGTATTCGGCGGCGTGGGTTCTGGCCTTTACGGCATGATGCTGTTCGTCCTGCTGGCGGTGTTTATTGCCGGGCTGATGATTGGTCGCACGCCGGAATATCTGGGTAAAAAAATCGACGTGCGCGAGATGAAACTGACCGCGCTGGCGATTCTGGTTACCCCAACGCTGGTGCTGATGGGCGCGGCGCTGGCGATGATGACCGATGCCGGACGTAGCGCCATGCTCAACCCTGGCCCGCATGGTTTTAGCGAAGTGCTGTACGCCGTGTCGTCCGCCGCCAACAACAACGGCAGTGCCTTTGCCGGATTAAGCGCCAACTCACCGTTCTGGAACTGCTTACTGGCGTTCTGCATGTTTGTCGGGCGCTTCGGGGTGATTATCCCGGTGATGGCGATTGCCGGTTCGCTGGTGAGTAAAAAGAGCCAACCCGCCAGCTCCGGTACACTGCCAACGCACGGCCCGCTGTTTATTGGCCTGTTAATCGGCACCGTGTTGCTGGTTGGCGCACTGACCTTTATCCCTGCCCTGGCGCTTGGTCCGGTGGCGGAATATCTCTCCTGA
- the kdpB gene encoding potassium-transporting ATPase subunit KdpB, which produces MSRKQLALFEPTLVAQALKEAVKKLSPQAQWRNPVMFIVWIGSLLTTFISIAMVSGAMPGNALFSAAISGWLWVTVLFANFAEALAEGRSKAQANSLKGVKKTAFARKLREPKYGAVADKVPADQLRKGDIVLVEAGDIIPCDGEVIEGGASVDESAITGESAPVIRESGGDFASVTGGTRILSDWLVIECSVNPGETFLDRMIAMVEGAQRRKTPNEIALTILLIALTIVFLLATATLWPFTAWGGNAVSVTVLVALLVCLIPTTIGGLLSAIGVAGMSRMLGANVIATSGRAVEAAGDVDVLLLDKTGTITLGNRQASEFIPAQGVEEKTLADAAQLASLADETPEGRSIVILAKQRFNLRERDVQSLHATFVPFTAQSRMSGINIDNRMIRKGSVDAIRRHVEANGSHFPADVDQKVDQVARQGATPLVVVEGSRVLGVIALKDIIKGGIKERFAQLRQMGIKTVMITGDNRLTAAAIAAEAGVDDFLAEATPEAKLALIRQYQAEGRLVAMTGDGTNDAPALAQADVAVAMNSGTQAAKEAGNMVDLDSNPTKLIEVVHIGKQMLMTRGSLTTFSIANDVAKYFAIIPAAFAATYPQLNALNIMRLHSPDSAILSAVIFNALIIVFLIPLALKGVSYKPLTASAMLRRNLWIYGMGGLLVPFIGIKVIDLLLTVCGLV; this is translated from the coding sequence ATGAGTCGTAAACAACTGGCGCTATTCGAACCAACACTTGTCGCCCAGGCGCTGAAAGAAGCGGTGAAAAAATTAAGTCCGCAGGCGCAATGGCGCAATCCGGTGATGTTTATCGTCTGGATCGGCAGTCTGCTGACCACCTTTATTAGTATCGCGATGGTGAGCGGTGCGATGCCCGGCAATGCGCTATTTAGCGCGGCAATTAGTGGCTGGCTTTGGGTCACCGTGCTGTTCGCCAATTTCGCAGAGGCGCTGGCGGAAGGCCGCAGTAAAGCGCAGGCCAACAGTCTGAAAGGGGTGAAAAAAACCGCCTTTGCTCGCAAGCTGCGCGAGCCGAAATATGGTGCTGTGGCAGACAAAGTTCCGGCCGATCAACTGCGTAAAGGCGACATCGTGCTGGTAGAAGCGGGCGATATTATCCCTTGCGATGGTGAAGTTATTGAAGGTGGCGCATCGGTCGATGAGAGCGCCATCACCGGGGAATCAGCACCGGTGATCCGTGAGTCCGGCGGCGATTTTGCCTCCGTCACTGGCGGCACGCGTATTCTTTCTGACTGGCTGGTAATTGAGTGCAGCGTTAACCCCGGCGAGACGTTTCTGGATCGGATGATCGCGATGGTGGAAGGCGCACAACGACGCAAAACGCCGAACGAGATTGCCCTGACCATTCTCCTGATTGCCCTGACCATCGTCTTTTTACTGGCAACCGCAACGCTATGGCCATTTACCGCCTGGGGCGGTAACGCAGTCAGCGTGACGGTACTGGTAGCGCTGCTGGTCTGTCTGATCCCAACAACTATCGGCGGCTTGCTGTCAGCTATCGGCGTCGCCGGGATGAGCCGGATGCTGGGCGCGAATGTGATCGCCACCAGCGGACGTGCAGTTGAAGCTGCGGGCGACGTGGACGTCCTGCTGCTGGATAAAACCGGCACCATCACCCTCGGTAACCGCCAGGCATCAGAGTTTATCCCCGCGCAGGGCGTGGAGGAAAAAACGCTGGCCGACGCCGCACAACTGGCTTCGCTGGCCGATGAAACGCCGGAAGGCCGCAGTATTGTGATCCTCGCCAAGCAGCGTTTTAACCTGCGCGAGCGCGATGTGCAGTCGCTCCATGCCACCTTTGTACCCTTTACTGCGCAAAGCCGGATGAGTGGGATCAACATTGATAACCGCATGATCCGTAAAGGTTCTGTCGATGCCATTCGCCGTCATGTCGAGGCTAACGGTAGCCACTTCCCTGCCGATGTCGACCAAAAAGTCGATCAGGTTGCGCGTCAGGGTGCCACGCCGCTGGTAGTGGTGGAAGGTTCTCGCGTGCTGGGCGTTATTGCGCTGAAAGATATCATCAAAGGTGGCATTAAAGAGCGTTTCGCCCAACTGCGCCAAATGGGCATTAAAACGGTGATGATTACCGGCGATAACCGTCTGACCGCCGCCGCCATTGCAGCGGAAGCGGGCGTCGACGATTTCCTTGCCGAAGCGACACCAGAGGCCAAGCTGGCGTTGATTCGTCAGTACCAGGCGGAAGGCCGTTTGGTGGCAATGACTGGCGACGGTACCAACGATGCCCCAGCGCTGGCGCAAGCCGACGTCGCGGTGGCGATGAACTCCGGCACTCAGGCGGCGAAAGAAGCGGGCAATATGGTGGATCTCGACTCCAATCCGACCAAGTTGATCGAGGTGGTGCATATTGGCAAACAGATGCTGATGACCCGTGGTTCGCTTACGACCTTCAGCATTGCCAACGATGTGGCGAAATACTTCGCCATTATTCCGGCGGCGTTCGCGGCAACGTATCCGCAGTTGAATGCGCTGAACATCATGCGCCTGCATTCGCCCGACTCCGCCATTCTCAGTGCAGTTATTTTCAATGCCTTGATTATCGTCTTTTTGATTCCCCTGGCATTAAAAGGCGTGAGTTATAAACCGCTTACCGCTTCTGCCATGTTGCGCCGTAACTTATGGATTTACGGTATGGGTGGGCTGCTGGTGCCGTTTATCGGTATCAAAGTCATTGATTTACTGCTGACCGTTTGCGGTCTGGTGTGA